A segment of the Streptomyces sp. NBC_01235 genome:
CGGCGCAGGAAGGTGCGCGAGCAGCCCGGATGCCGCTCGCCGTCCTGCGTGACACGGTCGACCGGCGCCCACGCCCAGCCGGGCTGCCCCGCCAGGACCACGAGCCGGCCGAGGTCCGGGTACAGACGCAGGTCGCCGTCCGGGGAGCCCAGCACGTCGGTGGCGACGATGTGGTCGTTCGCCAGGAACGTGTCGAACACCGGCGACATCCCCACGCCCCAGGCCGCCGCCGAGGCCAGCCGGGCCGTGGGGATCGTCTTCACCCGGCAGACGCCCGCCGTGTCGACATGGGCCAGGACGACTCCCTGAACGCCTGCGCCGGACAGCTCGCCGCTCAGGGCGGTCGCCCGCTCGACGTCTCCCGGGCGCCCGCCGGGGACGGGATCGGCAAGGTCGGCAAGGGGGGTCATGCGTCCTCCACGATCGGCACGTCCGGTACGTCCGGTGTGTGCCTGCGCCCGTCAGGGTTTCACGGCCACCGCGCCGTACTGCGGTACCACGGCGAGGGAGTCGGCCTCGCCGCGCCAGCGCGAGCACGACACCAGGCCCGGCTCCAGCAGCTCCAGGCCGTCGAAGAAGGCGGCGATCTCCGCGCCGCTGCGGGCGGTGATCGGCGGCTTGGCGTTCTCGTTCCAGAACTCCATCGCCGGGATCTGGCCCTCACCGCCCACCGCGCTGTCGTGGGTGGGGTGCGTCAGGACCAGGAAGCTGCCGGAGGGGATGTCGGCCATGATCTTCCGCACGATCTCCCGGGCCGCCTCGACGTCGAGGACGAAGTTCAGGATGCCCAGCATCATCACCGCGACCGGACGCGTGAAGTCCAGGGTGCCCGCCGCCCGTTCGAGGATCGCGGCCGGGTCGTGCACATCGGCGTCGATGTAGTCGGTGACGCCCTCGGCGGTGCCGGTCAGCAGCGTGCGGGCGTGCGTCAGCACGATGGGGTCGTTGTCGACGTACACGATCCGCGACTCGGGCGCGACGCGCTGCGCGATCTCGTGGGTGTTGTCGGCCGTCGGCAGCCCGGTGCCGATGTCGAGGAACTGCCGCACCCCGCGCTCCTCG
Coding sequences within it:
- a CDS encoding SAM-dependent methyltransferase → MSGPTRLDTSVAHNARVWNYWIGGKDNYAVDQRVGEHVAGMFPLIREIARADRWFLGQAVRFLAEERGVRQFLDIGTGLPTADNTHEIAQRVAPESRIVYVDNDPIVLTHARTLLTGTAEGVTDYIDADVHDPAAILERAAGTLDFTRPVAVMMLGILNFVLDVEAAREIVRKIMADIPSGSFLVLTHPTHDSAVGGEGQIPAMEFWNENAKPPITARSGAEIAAFFDGLELLEPGLVSCSRWRGEADSLAVVPQYGAVAVKP